A genomic region of Trifolium pratense cultivar HEN17-A07 linkage group LG3, ARS_RC_1.1, whole genome shotgun sequence contains the following coding sequences:
- the LOC123915004 gene encoding uncharacterized protein LOC123915004, whose product MDVSLTQRMRSTLAAVYFNHEKPILFRINDGETFDGLKQQLNELNRTTNNQNDNRTVSSLKYRKPSIGPDGRISFTDMMLENNDDIETMFSIFEQYSNRGPIELDATLTRYVEAILASLVRPEDRNHVSI is encoded by the coding sequence ATGGATGTCTCACTCACACAACGCATGAGATCTACCCTTGCAGCAGTTTACTTCAACCACGAAAAACCAATTTTGTTTCGCATTAACGATGGTGAAACGTTCGatggtctgaaacaacaactgaACGAGCTGAATCGTACCACCAACAACCAGAACGATAACAGAACAGTTTCGAGTCTCAAGTACCGTAAACCGTCGATCGGTCCCGACGGACGCATTTCCTTCACCGATATGATGCTTGAAAACAATGATGATATTGAAACTATGTTCTCAATTTTCGAGCAGTATAGCAACAGGGGGCCTATCGAATTAGATGCAACGCTGACAAGATATGTCGAAGCCATCCTTGCTAGCCTTGTTCGTCCGGAAGATCGAAATCATGTTTCCATTTGA
- the LOC123915005 gene encoding protein MAIN-LIKE 1-like has product MEENVGRGRHGKPSNANASARRELAANRPAKRGRSKQQGPIPARGTHDAEAGGSRTRTRSRLGQAQNAAEDDDFDADQFLNQDAEYGEPEEPQPDEPQPDEPQIEEPQQPPRRRPQQRPRQPRRDAANEGYGGGPSDMSLLTQYGNHRAVPIWDAEPDDHEVLKRTLRCQASGKKVMDIIKPPRSERWFWDPIEASGLEPLTRVNFSVLDYGVIWAFVERWHPETSTFHLPLGELGITLDDVQCLLHLPIQGKFLNHTKMSRGEGADMVSSYLGVVREDIDKAFAETNGVHLKHTTLQTLYTTNQTSAERAIAENKPAHVVRLYRERSVRAFMLHLVCCTIFSNKSSYYADVVYLQYFQDLSCVHEWNWGAAALVHLQHYLDHGSAGWIIAHFPRLSVWVEAPRYTANMPLNSKVVPGQGHKDAAGYRSSLDNIQTYDCVFSPYDAHRQVRPLINACWFSGWLRCGKLKAKHLPERVLRQFQHVQGIPRNPSMSATPGMNLCEIDRVFTEELELRMIDEEMRGRPVTSPWDTEPGYMSWFYRVSHPVMRPVEAPESPPRPPNLEVLIEAAEARNDPNLMQVCRSVKVEVERAVRDGEAVEGTPIHGTLQRILNLLNPILAYRRIKRGKGTRYHTRG; this is encoded by the exons GGTTCGCGTACGCGTACACGGTCACGTTTAGGCCAAGCACAAAATGCTGCTGAGGATGATGATTTTGACGCGGATCAATTTCTAAATCAGGATGCCGAGTATGGCGAACCTGAAGAACCGCAACCTGATGAACCGCAACCTGATGAACCGCAAATTGAAGAACCGCAACAACCACCACGACGGAGACCGCAACAGCGACCACGGCAACCACGACGAGATGCAGCAAATGAGGGTTATGGAGGAGGACCAAGTGATATGTCATTATTAACACAATACGGAAATCATAGGGCGGTTCCGATATGGGATGCAGAACCAGATGATCACGAG GTTTTAAAGAGGACTCTGCGTTGCCAAGCTAGCGGGAAAAAGGTTATGGACATCATCAAACCGCCTCGTAGTGAGAGGTGGTTTTGGGATCCAATAGAAGCATCGGGATTGGAGCCGCTTACCCGTGTCAATTTTAGCGTACTTGACTATGGGGTTATATGGGCATTTGTTGAAAGATGGCATCCGGAAACAAGTACTTTCCACCTTCCGTTAGGTGAGCTCGGCATCACATTGGACGATGTACAATGTCTGTTACATCTTCCAATCCAAGGAAAGTTTTTGAACCATACGAAGATGTCAAGGGGAGAAGGGGCTGACATGGTTAGTTCATATCTAGGAGTTGTGCGAGAGGATATTGATAAAGCATTTGCCGAAACCAACGGGGTACATTTGAAGCATACTACCCTGCAAACTCTATACACAACAAACCAGACGTCTGCTGAAAGAGCGATTGCTGAAAATAAGCCGGCGCATGTTGTTAGGCTTTACAGGGAGAGGAGCGTAAGGGCTTTTATGCTACATTTGGTCTGTTGTACCATATTCAGCAACAAGAGCAGTTACTACGCGGATGTTGTGTATTTGCAGTACTTTCAAGATTTGTCATGCGTTCATGAATGGAATTGGGGTGCTGCTGCTCTTGTTCATCTGCAGCATTATTTGGATCACGGGTCTGCG GGATGGATTATTGCGCACTTTCCAAGACTTAGTGTGTGGGTGGAGGCTCCTAGATATACAGCGAACATGCCACTAAATTCAAAGGTTGTTCCTGGGCAAGGACATAAGGATGCAGCTGGATATAGAAGCAGTTTGGACAATATTCAAACTTACGATTGCGTGTTCAGCCCGTATGATGCCCACCGACAAGTGCGACCTTTGATAAATGCATGTTGGTTTTCTGGATGGTTAAGGTGTGGTAAATTGAAAGCCAAGCATTTACCGGAACGTGTGCTAAGACAATTTCAACATGTGCAAGGCATTCCAAGAAACCCGAGTATGTCTGCAACGCCGGGGATGAACTTGTGTGAGATAGATCGTGTGTTTACGGAAGAATTGGAGCTGAGGATGATAGATGAAGAGATGAGGGGTCGGCCTGTTACAAGCCCGTGGGACACTGAACCCGGATATATGTCATGGTTTTATAGAGTGTCGCATCCAGTTATGCGACCCGTAGAAGCTCCTGAATCACCACCAAGGCCACCTAATTTAGAGGTGTTAATAGAGGCGGCGGAAGCAAGAAATGACCCTAATCTAATGCAAGTTTGCCGGAGTGTCAAGGTTGAGGTCGAAAGGGCAGTTCGCGATGGTGAGGCGGTTGAAGGAACTCCAATTCATGGTACTTTGCAGCGGATTCTGAATTTGCTTAATCCGATACTTGCTTATAGGCGAATTAAGCGGGGGAAGGGGACACGCTACCACACTCGGGGGTAg
- the LOC123915003 gene encoding PKS-NRPS hybrid synthetase cheA-like — MAGKRELVLGICAPGIVEVPPDKPPSRPVAYEIDTSDHFYTEMATPDRDELIRWAREIALKLKFAIVIGKSDNGSDKRKQYFRLDCERGGRYVSTNKKLKSDQTGTRKCGCPFRLRGYCHADKTWHLTVVNGKHNHELDKAVEGHLIVGRLKPEERQCMEEMSRNLVPPKNIMSTLKDRDPNNKTTAKQLYNLSHRLKLKMRASMTEMQHLSKRLVETGYFFKHRTVVADGSEHVQDIFFAHPKSISLFNSFPTVLLMDSTYKTNKYKMPLFEIVGFTSTGRSFNVGFAWLTNEREDNFTWALEQCVSLLRNEDVRPKVIVTDRDLALMNAVSEVFPTSAAMVCRFHVKKNVSSKMKEIVKIKNGENEKQTDVWDQITDAFNDVLESPTEKEYADNVMVFRELCARWPKFLRYVEETVLDTDKERVVNAWVDQHMHMGNHTTNRAESCHGVLKGYLKDGNGDLVKGWEAINKMLISQFTEVQGEFGRSMSVAEHRYDDDPLYAFLFYKISRKAMDHIYDEANRVEECGMDSKKCGCVMRRTYGLPCACLIAKKIKNNKPIRLDEIHPQWKKLCFEDEPAPGDVADDYDCLAEWKAIQERLKTADVSVKNDIRNQLRLIAYPETTSVKPPLQKAKTKGARKKKSVRVTRSTSRDKSRWEHVDDHIAATQASQSQPTKSKPSTSQTVPEVPKELVISTLTPAPPAPPEIPFINHMPKFMHPFIEDIIDVEGDGYCGYRVVALHQKGNQQDYELIRLNMERELRLHKESYVELLDTERYKYVTDALFPPPRRSKHAIATKDKWFTFPDMGYVVATHFQRVVVQLSNMERCGASRTCFPLRGKPPSDTSDLDSKIICIGALADHFVLVRLKVGCPIPPTAHQWKNSCSEEAAEWEPMFLDRMQKFGELLTIERAGDDLVTIGKGSKDDPLEL, encoded by the exons ATGGCGGGCAAACGAGAGCTTGTGCTAGGTATCTGTGCCCCGGGAATTGTTGAGGTTCCGCCTGATAAACCTCCATCTAGACCTGTTGCATATGAGATTGATACATCAGATCATTTTTACACTGAAATGGCAACCCCTGACCGAGATGAGTTGATTAGATGGGCTCGGGAGATTGCCTTAAAGCTAAAGTTTGCAATTGTAATTGGCAAATCCGACAACGGCAGCGATAAGAGGAAGCAATATTTCAGGTTGGATTGCGAGCGGGGAGGCCGGTACGTGTCAACAAATAAGAAGCTAAAATCTGATCAAACCGGCACGAGGAAATGCGGCTGTCCATTTCGACTCCGTGGTTATTGTCATGCCGATAAAACATGGCATTTGACCGTTGTAAATGGCAAACATAACCACGAGTTGGACAAGGCAGTTGAAGGCCATCTCATTGTCGGTCGTCTCAAACCGGAAGAAAGGCAATGTATGGAGGAAATGTCAAGGAATTTGGTTCCGCCTAAGAATATAATGTCCACATTGAAAGATAGGGATCCAAACAACAAGACAACGGCAAAGCAACTCTACAATTTAAGTCATcgattaaaacttaaaatgagGGCATCAATGACTGAAATGCAACACCTCTCCAAAAGACTTGTCGAGaccgggtattttttcaaacatagGACGGTTGTTGCAGACGGATCCGAACACGTTCAAGACATTTTCTTTGCACATCCTAAATCTATAAGTTTGTTCAATTCTTTTCCTACTGTGCTTTTGATGGATTCGacatacaaaacaaacaaatacaaaatgcCGTTATTTGAGATTGTCGGATTCACATCAACTGGGAGATCTTTCAATGTTGGATTTGCTTGGCTTACCAATGAAAGAGAAGACAACTTCACTTGGGCTCTAGAGCAGTGTGTCAGTCTCTTAAGGAATGAGGATGTTAGACCGAAGGTGATTGTCACCGATAGGGATTTGGCTCTGATGAATGCAGTTTCCGAGGTATTTCCAACATCGGCTGCAATGGTTTGTCGTTTCCATGTAAAAAAGAACGTGAGCTCTAAGATGAAGGAAATTGTGAAAATCAAGAATGGAGAGAATGAGAAGCAGACTGATGTGTGGGATCAAATCACCGATGCTTTTAATGATGTGTTAGAGTCGCCAACGGAAAAAGAATATGCTGACAATGTTATGGTGTTTAGGGAGCTCTGTGCGAGATGGCCAAAGTTTTTGCGTTATGTTGAAGAGACTGTCCTAGACACTGATAAAGAAAGGGTTGTCAATGCTTGGGTAGACCAACATATGCACATGGGGAATCACACCACGAATAGAGCTGAATCATGTCATGGTGTGTTGAAAGGTTACTTGAAGGACGGTAACGGTGACTTGGTGAAAGGATGGGAAGCGATAAATAAGATGTTGATAAGTCAGTTCACCGAAGTACAAGGTGAATTCGGTCGGAGTATGTCTGTTGCGGAACACAGATACGATGATGATCCTCTTTACGCATTCTTGTTTTATAAAATCTCAAGAAAGGCTATGGATCACATTTATGACGAAGCAAACAGGGTCGAAGAATGTGGTATGGATAGCAAAAAGTGTGGCTGTGTTATGAGAAGGACATACGGGTTGCCATGTGCATGCTTGATTGCgaagaagataaaaaataacaaacctatcCGACTGGATGAGATTCACCCTCAATGGAAGAAACTGTGTTTCGAAGATGAGCCGGCACCGGGCGATGTGGCTGACGATTATGATTGCTTGGCTGAGTGGAAAGCAATTCAG gAACGATTAAAAACAGCCGATGTTAGCGTGAAGAATGATATTAGGAATCAACTTCGTCTCATTGCATATCCAGAAACCACCTCTGTGAAACCTCCGCTTCAAAAGGCCAAAACAAAAGGtgctagaaagaaaaaatcagTTCGTGTCACAAGATCCACGAGCAGGGATAAGTCTCGGTGGGAGCATGTTGATGATCATATTGCAGCTACACAGGCATCTCAGTCGCAACCAACAAAGTCAAAGCCGTCGACTTCACAAACAGTGCCTGAGGTGCCTAAAGAACTCGTCATCAGTACTTTGACTCCAGCACCTCCAGCACCTCCTGAAATTCCTTTTATCAACCATATGCCGAAGTTCATGCACCCATTTATTGAAGATATTATTGACGTTGAAGGTGACGGTTATTGTGGATACCGTGTGGTAGCTTTGCACCAAAAAGGAAATCAACAAGATTATGAGTTGATCAGACTGAACATGGAGAGGGAGCTGAGATTGCATAAGGAATCATATGTGGAGTTGTTGGATACTGAGCGTTACAAGTATGTCACGGATGCACTTTTCCCACCACCGAGAAGGAGTAAACATGCTATTGCAACCAAGGACAAATGGTTTACTTTTCCGGATATGGGTTACGTTGTGGCTACTCATTTTCAGAGGGTTGTTGTTCAACTATCAAATATGGAAAGGTGTGGAGCATCTAGAACTTGTTTCCCATTGCGTGGCAAACCTCCATCAGACACGTCAGACTTGGATTCCAAGATTATTTGCATCGGCGCGCTCGCTGACCACTTTGTGTTAGTGCGATTGAAAGTAGGATGTCCGATACCTCCAACGGCTCATCAGTGGAAAAACTCTTGTTCCGAAGAAGCTGCAGAATGGGAGCCCATGTTTTTGGATAGAATGCAAAAGTTTGGTGAGCTGTTGACCATTGAAAGAGCAGGCGATGACTTAGTCACGATTGGAAAGGGTAGCAAAGACGATCCGTTGGAATTGTAG